CCTGATCGGTCCCGCGGTAGACCTCATCGCAGAGCACCCAAGCATCGCTGCCGCGCGCAATCTCCGCGATTTGGGTCAGCATCTCGCGGTCCATCAAAGCGCCGGTGGGGTTGTTGGGGTTATTTGTTGCGATCATCCGCGTATCGGGGCGCATCATGGCGCGCAATGCGTTGAGATCGGGCAGAAAGCCGTTCTCTTCGCGCAGGTGCAGCAACTCAACCTCGGCGCCGATGCTTTCTGGGATGGAGTAATGCTGCTGATAGGTTGGCACGATGGCGATGACGTGATCACCACGGCTAACAAATGTTTGATGCACCAATGAGTTCGCGCCAATGGTGCCATGGGTCGTTAGCACATTGTCGCGGGCCTGCGCCTCGTAAAGCCCCGCCACCGCGTCGCGCAGCCGGTCGGAACCCTCAATCGCGCCGTATCCCATCCGCATCTCGCGCAGTTCGCCTAAGACGCTGTTGTCGACGCCCGCCATGTCGATCAACTCGCCTAGAGTGATCGAATCCACGCAGGTTTCGGCAAGGTTATAGCGGCAGTGGTTCTCGAATTCGTTCATCCACATTTCAACGCCGAAGGTTTTGATATCCATCGTGTAGTCCTCTCGATTATCAGCTGCGGGCCGAGCCGGTTAATGCCGCCATCAGCAGTTCCAGAAACTTGGGCGCCTGCGGTGGGGCGAGCCAACGCATGACTGCCACGATCTCTTGCTCCGGTGCGATCCAGATCGTATGACCGCCCGCACCCTGTGCGCTAAAGGCGGTCTCGGGCAGTGCTGGGTTGGCGTCCTGCCCCCGGTTCAGCCACCACAGGAAACCGTATTTGTCGAGGGTCGGCGTGGGCGTCAGCGACTGCCGCATCCAGTCATCGGGTAGGATCTGCGCGCCTTCCCATTGGCCGTTTTGACAGATGAACTGACCAAATTTCGCGTGATCATCCGCCCCGATGAAAAGCCCGCCGCCCCAGTGCCCGCCACCGGTGACCGACTGAACACGTGTGCCGTCGATCTCGACCCAAGAGGTCGAGTATCCCTCCCACCGCCAATCGGCGGACGCGCCAATCGGGTCCATGACCCGTTCGCGCAGCACCTCAGGCAAGGGTCTGGCAAACCGGCACAGCAGTGCATAGGCAAGCGCGTTCACCCGCACATCGTTGTATTCATAGTAGCTCCCCGGCGCACCGATATCGCGCAGCTGCCCCTTACGGCTGTTGTCAGCGTCGACCCCAATCTGGCGATAGTGATCGACCTGATCATCCTTGCCAAAAACCTCACCGCGCCATTCGCTGTTCATCTGCAGCATGTACCGCCATGTGATGCGCCCGTTATGGTCGCCTGCGAAATGCGGGCCGGAAACGCTCTCCCCCACCGGCGCGTCGAGGTCGGTGATCAACCCATCCTTCACCGCCAATCCGGCCAGCACCGAAAGATAGCTTTTGGCGATTGAGAACGTCATGTCGGTGCGCGTGGTATCGCCCCAGTCGGCCACTCGTTCGCCGCGGTGCAAGATCACCCCCGCAGGCCCGCCGCGCGGCGCGACGGGGCCGACGATCTCTGTCCATGGGCCGCTCTCATTCCACTCTCGGTTCCCAACATAGGCGCCATCGGGGTAGTACATCTCACGCGGCCACGCGGTCTCATGGGCCAAGGCGTGATCGACGGCGGCTTGCAAAGCGGGGGTGGCGGCGAATGTCATTCTGCTCTCCTTGGGTTTGGGCGAACTCTTCCCAAGAGGGCGGCAATTGTAAACCGTAAAATCTATTTCATGCAGGGGTTTACCCGGTGATGTCAGGGTAAACTTGGCTCCGCTTTACCACGCCATAGACAAAGCTGGTGTCGATCGACCCAATCCCGCCGATGGGATGCAGCCGCGTGCGCACGAAGCGTTCGTAATCCACCAGATCGCCCACCACGACGCGCAGCAGGTAATCCGATAGCCCGCTCATCACGAAACATTCCAAGACCTCCGGGATCGCTTTGATCTGGCTCTCGAAGCGCTGCACTGTTTCTTCGTCATGGCCATCCAGCGTGACGCGCACCATCACTGTGACCGGTAGGCCGTAAGCCTTGGCGTCGACCTCCACACTATAGCCCCGGATCGCACCGTTCTTTTCCAACGCCCGTAGGCGGCGCAAACAGGGCGATGGCGAAAGGTTTACCTCCTGCGCGAGGTCAAGGTTGGTCATCCGACCATTGCGTTGAAGCGCGCGGATGATTTTGCGGTCGGTTGCGTCCAATTGCGGTATCTGGGGCATAATATGCCAATTCTCCTGCTTTGAGGGGATATAATAGCAACCTAATGCCAAAGCGCCCATTCGATAATGCCCCTAACAACTTTGAGGGGCACTCCATGAACAATTCGCAGAAATCCTTTGCCACACGCGCCATCCACCACGGCTATGACGCCCAAAGCGAGCAGGGTGCGCTGAACCCGCCGATCTACATGAGTTCGACCTTCACCTTTGAGACGGCTGAGGCAGGCGGCGACATGTTCGCGGGCGAGCGCGAGGGGCATTTCTACACACGCATCTCAAACCCCACGCTCGACCATCTGGAAAAGCGCATTGCCAACCTTGAAGGGGCCGAAGCCGGGCTTGCTACGGCATCTGGCATGGGGGCGATCACCTCGACGCTGTGGTCTTTTCTTGAGGCCGGCGACGAGATCATCATCGACAAGACGCTCTACGGCTGCACCTTCGCCTTCATGACACACGGGTTGCCGCGCTTTGGGGTAAAGGTGACTTTGGTCGACATGACCGACCCCGGCAACCTCGAAGCGGCGATCAGCGCGCAAACCAAGATCGTCTATTTCGAGACCCCCGCGAACCCGAACAACCGTCTGGTCGACATTTCTGCCATCTCAGCCATCGCGCATCGCGCCGGGGCCAAGGTTGTGGTGGACAACACCTATGCCACCCCCGTGCTGACCCGCCCAATTGAACATGGCGCGGACATCGTCGTTCATTCGGCGACCAAGTTTCTCTCCGGTCACGGCGATGTAGTCGCAGGGCTTGTCGTGGGCAACAAAGAAGACATGGCGCAGGTTCGCCTCGTCGGGCTTAAAGACATGACAGGTGCGGTGATGTCGCCGCTGACCGCGATGCTGCTGCTGCGCGGGATCAAAACATTGGAACTGCGGATGGAGCGCCACTGCCAGACCGCGCGCAAAGTGGCCGAAGCATTAGAACAGCACCCGGCGGTGCTGCATGTCGCGTATCCCGGACTTGATAGCTTCCCGCAGGCAGAGTTGGCGCGGCGGCAGATGGCGAACTTTGGCGGCATGATCCCATTCGAGGTGAAGGGCGACAAACAAGGCGGGATCGCCTTTATGAACCGGCTAAACTTGATCCAACGCGCTGTGAGCCTTGGCGATGCGGAAAGCCTGATCCAGCACCCCGCCAGCATGACCCATTCGACCTATTCGCCCGAAGAACGGGCCGAGCACGGCATCGCCGAAGGGCTGGTGCGGCTCTCTGTCGGGCTCGAAAGCGCCGATGACATCATTGATGACCTTTACGCCGCGCTTGGGGCGCATAACATGCAGGCGGCCTGAACTCGGCCTTATCAACGGATGCGCCATGTCGCGCATTCACGATGTCACCAATCTGAAAGACCCGCCATGACCGCTCTCGCACCCGACCAGCTCAAGACCATCGAACAGCGTCTGCTGTGGCTGTCGCATTGGATGATCCATAACGCCAACCACATCCGCCCCAAAGTGGACGGGATCAAGGTCGGCGGGCATCAGGCTTCGTCGGCCTCCATGGTGTCGATCATGACGGCGCTCTATTTCAGCGCCCTGCGGCCCGAAGATCGCGTGGCGGTGAAACCCCATGCCTCGCCAATCTTCCATGCGATGCAGTATCTGATGGGCAACCAGACGCTTGAGAAGATGGAGAACTTTCGCGGGTTTCAGGGCGTCCAGAGCTACCCCAGCCGGACCAAGGATATCGACGATGTGGATTTCTCGACCGGGTCTGTGGGTCTTGGTGTCGCCGTGACCTCCTTCGCCTCGCTGGTGCAGGACTACATCACCGCAAAGGCGTGGGGCGAGGATGTGAAACTCGGTCGCATGGTGGCGCTGGTGGGCGACGCCGAATTGGACGAGGGCAACATCTACGAAGCCCTGCAAGAGGGCTGGAAGAACGATCTGCGCAATACATGGTGGATCATCGACTATAACCGTCAATCGCTCGACGGGGTGGTGCGCGAAGGGCTGTTCAAACGCATCGAGCAGATTTTCGATGCCTTTGGCTGGGACGTGGTGAAGGTGAAATACGGCGCCCTGCAACGCGCCGCCTTCGATGAGCCGGGCGGCGACAAGCTGCGCGACTGGATCGACAATTGCCCGAACCAACTCTACTCGGCACTGACCTTTATGGGCGGTGCGGTCTGGCGGCAGCGGCTGATGGACGCGCTTGGCGATCAGGGCGACGTCACCGCGCTGATCGAAAAGCGCAGCGATGATGAGCTGGCCGATCTGATGGAGAACCTCGGCGGCAACTGCGTGCAGACCATGGCCGAGACCTTTGCCTCCATCGACCATGACCGCCCGGTCTGTTTCCTTGCCTATACGATCAAAGGCTGGGGCACGCCGATTGCGGGGCACAAGGACAACCACGGCGGGCTGATGAACAAAAGCCAGATGGCCGAGTGGCAGCAGCATATGGGTGTGGCCCAAGGCGAAGAGTGGGAGAAGTTCGCCACTGTCGCTGACGCGCAGGCCCTACAATCCGCGCTCGATAAGGTGCCGTTTTTCGCCAAGGGCCGCCGCCGTTACGATGACGCAATCCTGCCGGTGCCGCAGATTGACCTATCCAGTGACCGCGAGATCTCCACGCAGATGGCCTTTGGCAAAATCCTTGATGATCTGTCGAAAGGCTACAGCGATCTGGCTGAGCGCATCGTGACCATGTCGCCCGATGTGACCGGCACAACCAACCTTGGGCCATGGGTGAACCGGCGCAAGTTGTTTGCGCGTAGCGAACAGGCCGATACCTTTATCAACGAAAAAATCCCGTCCACCGCGAAATGGGAGTTCACCCCTAAAGGCCAGCATATCGAGTTGGGCATCGCCGAGATGAACCTCTTCCTCCTGCTGGGGGCCGCGGGTCTGTCGCATTCGCTTTTCGGCAAGCGGGTCATTCCCATCGGTACGGTCTATGACCCCTTCGTGGCACGTGGCCTCGATGCGCTGAACTATGCCTGCTACCAAGATGCGCGGTTTATGATCGTCGGCACGCCATCAGGTGTGACACTGGCCCCCGAGGGCGGTGCGCATCAGTCCATCGGCACACCGCTCATCGGGATGAGCCAAGACGGGCTGGCGAGCTTTGAGCCCGCTTTCGCCGACGAGTTGGCCGTGATCATGCAATGGGCCTTCGATTACCTGCAGCGCGATGGCGAGGGCGACCCGGACGAGCGCACTTGGCTGCGCGACGAGACCGGCGGCTCGGTCTATCTGCGACTGACGACGAACCCCATCGAACAGCCCGGCAAACGTGTCGACGAGGACTTCCGCCAAGGGGCCATCGACGGGGCCTATTGGCTCCGCAAGCCGGGGCCGAACTGCAACGTGGTGATCGCCTATCAAGGGGCCGTGGCGCCCGAAGCGATCAAGGCGGCGGGAATGATTGCCGAAGGTCGGCGCGATGTAGGCGTGCTGGCAGTCACCTCCGCGGATCGCCTCAACGCCGGATGGACGGCGGCGCAACGTGCACGAGCGCGGGGCAATGCAGAAGCGGAAAGCCACATTGAGAGCCTGCTGGCCGATCTGCCGCGCGACTGTAAAATGGTGACGGTGATTGATGGCCATCCGGCAACGCTGTCGTGGCTCGGCTCGGTCGTCGGGCATCAGACGGTCCCGCTTGGGGTCGAACATTTCGGCCAGACCGGGACCATCGCGGACCTCTACCAACATTTCGGTATCGACGCCCGGTCAATTGTTGAGAAGGTGCAGGGCCTGACACCGGGGCGGCGGATGCTGCACCGTGTGGCGGGGTGAAAGGGCGCAAATGACTTACTCCCTAGCCATTCACGGCGGTGCTGGAACCCTTCTGAAACAGAATATGACCCCGGAAAAAGAGGCCGCCTATCACGCCGGACTGGCCCGCGCGGTGGAAGCTGGGGAAGCCGTGCTGCGCGATGGTGGCAGCGCAATGGACGCGGTTGTCGCCTCGGTCTGCGCGCTGGAGGATGAGCCGCTGTTCAACGCCGGGCGCGGCGCGGTCTACACCTCTGAGGGCAAACAGGAGATGGACGCCGCTGTGATGGACGGGCGCGACCGACGTGCAGGTTCGGTGGCTGGCGTGTTTGGTCCAAAGAACCCCATCCGGCTGGCCCGCGCAGTAATGGAGCGGACGGAGCATGTTACGCTGATTGGCCCCAACGCATTAGAAATCGCCCGGCAAGCAGAGCTTCCCTTTGGCGATCACGACTATTTCTTTACTCAATCCCGTTAGGATGCGCTGCAAGAAACGCTGGAACTGCGCGCGCGGGGCGAAGTGTCGGACGACCCGGCGCGGCGGCATGGCACCGTGGGGGCGGTGGCGCGTGATGAAGCGGGCAATATCGCGGCGGCAACCTCGACCGGGGGGATGACCGCCAAGCCACCGGGCCGCGTGGGTGACACGCCGATGATCGGGGCGGGCACCTTTGCGGATAATGCGACCTGCGCGGTCTCTGGCACGGGGCATGGCGAGATCTTCATCCGCTGGAACGCAGCCGGAGAGATTGCCGCACGGATGCGCCACGCGGGCGAAGACCTTGCCACTGCCGCCAATCATGTTGTGATGCAAGATCTGGCCAATCACGACGGTTCGGGCGGGGTCATCGCGGTGGATGCGGCAGGCAATATCGCGATGCCTTTCAACTCTCAGGGCATGTACCGCGGGATGGTTCGCAAGGGGTCAGCACCTGAAACCAGTATCTATTGATGTGTCGCCCCCCATGTCGCCGCACAAACACAACGGGCAGGCTTGGGCCGCGTAGAGCATCTAAATCTTGACATTTTCCCCCCTCCCTTTGATTGACGTGCAAGCGAACTTGACGGGAGAGGGGACAAGGGTGCGTTTTCTAGCAGGAATTGCCAAACTTATCTGTGCGGTGAATATCATCATCGGCAATGTCTTTGCGTGGCTGTCGCTCGGCATCGTGCTTGTCTGTTTCACTGTCGTCGTGCAGCGATATGTCTTTGCGATCAGCTTTGTCTGGATGCAGGATCTCTATATCTGGCTGAATGGTGCGATGTTCACTGCGGTCGCGGGCTTTGCACTGCTGCGTGATGACCATGTGCGTGTCGATATCTTTTACCGCCCCGCCAAGATGGCGCGCCGCGCGCTGATTGATCTGATCGGTGTGGTGGTGTTTCTGCTGCCCTTTTGCTGGGTCGTCTACGCCTACTCCATGCCATTCGTGCAACGGGCGTGGGGCTACAGCGAGGCCTCGGCCAATGTGGGCGGCATGCCGGGGCTCTACATTCTTAAAGCCTTCATCATCGGTTTCGCCGCGCTGATCGCCCTTCAGGGCATCGCGTGGATCATCCGCTCCGTTCTGGTGCTAAGCGGTAATGCCGAGCTGGTGCCCAAATCCATCCAATATAGCCGGGACCAAATCCCCGCAGACCACCCGCAGGGAGCCGTTTGATGGACCCGATTTTGATTGGCGAGATGCTCGCCGCGCTTATGTTCTTTGGCGTGATCGGCTTTTTGCTTCTCGGCTTTCCGGTGGCTTTTACCCTTGCGGGTGTGTCGCTGCTTTTTGGTTTAGTCGGCATCGGCTTTGGTGTGTTCGATCCGTCGAACTTTGGCTCACTGCCCAACCGCTATATCGGCTTTATGACCAACGAAGTGCTGGTCGCCGTGCCGCTGTTTATCTTTATGGGGGTGATGCTGGAACGCAGCCAGATTGCCGAGCAACTGCTGATGACCATGGGCAAACTTTTCGGCAACCTGCGCGGAGGCCTTGGCTTTTCTGTCGTGATCGTGGGCGCGATGCTTGCTGCGTCGACCGGTGTGGTTGGCGCGACGGTTGTGACCATGGGGCTGATCTCTCTGCCTGCGATGTTGCGGGCGGGCTATGACCCAAAGCTTGCGACAGGGGTAATCTGTGCAAGCGGGACATTGGGGCAGATCATTCCGCCATCGACCGTTTTGATTTTCATGGGCGATATGCTGGCGGGCATCAACTCTCAGGTGCAGATGGCCAAGGGTAACTTTGCGCCTTCGCCCGTTTCGGTCGGTGACCTCTTTGCTGGGGCGCTTCTGCCGGGCATCTTGTTGGTGTCGCTCTACCTTGGCTATGTGCTGTTCAAAGCTGTGACCGCGCCTGAATCTTGCCCCGCAACACCTGTACCTGCCGATGAAAAGGGCGAATTGCTGCGTGATTTCTTTGTGGCATTGGTACCCCCGCTGTTGCTGATCCTCGCTGTGCTGGGCTCGATCCTTGGTGGCATCGCCACCCCGACAGAGGCCGCTTCAGTCGGTGCAGTCGGCGCGATGATCTTGGCTACGCTGCGCTGGCGTCTGTCCTTCCGCATCCTGCGCGAGACGATGATCGCGACGGCGACGATCACCAGCATGGTCTTTATCATTCTGCTGGGCGCGTCGGTCTTTTCCATCGTGTTCCGAATGATGGGCGGCGACAATTTGGTTCATGAATTCCTAAGCAACCTACCCGGCGGCCCCTTGGCAGCAGTGGCGGTGGTTATGGTCATCATGTTCTTCCTTGGATTCATCCTTGATACATTCGAGATCATCTTCATCGTGATCCCGATCACCGCGCCTGTGCTTTTGATGCTGGATATTGATCCGATCTGGCTTGGTGTATTGGTCGGGGTAAACCTGCAAACGTCCTTCCTCACGCCGCCCTTTGGCTTTGCGCTGTTCTATCTGCGCGGGGTCGCCCCAGAGGATCTGCCGACCAGTGCGATCTACAAAGGCATTTTGCCCTTCGTGGCCTTGCAGGTGGTGGCGATTGCGATCTTGTTTGCCTTCCCGCAGATCGTGACATGGTTGCCGAAGGTGATCTCGGGCTAAGAGCCTTCGTGTCTTTTGAAGCGCTAAGGGTATCGCCCTCTCTGGGGGGCGATCCGCACGTTTGAAAGTAGCTGCCCCGGTGCATCGACCGCTGACCGATCCGGTTGGCGAAGCGTTGCAAAATCGCCCTCCGGGGGAGGGAGGGCGATGCCCGGTGTGCGACCGGGCGGGACAGAGACTAGGCCCCTACCCCAATAGCAAAAGGCCCGGTGTCACCACCGGGCCTTTCCTCATCTCTTACTGCAAAGCTTAGTACTTCAGGAACTTCTGACGCGCCTGAACATAGGGGCTATCAATGTTCTCGGTCCGGGTACGGACAAGGTTCAGCGCTTCGACAAAGCTGTCGGCAGTCTTCTTGACTAACGGATCGTCGCTGTTGCGCAGTTCCTCAACAACTTCGACCGAGGCCTTGGCACCGGCTTCCATGATGTCGTCGGGGAAGTTGCGTACGATCACGCCATGCTCATCCACCAGCGTCTTCAGTGCGCGTGGGTCGTTGGCATAGAAGTCAGCCGCAACCTGATCGTATTCCGCTTGGCTTACATCGCGGATGATGGCCTGCAGGTTTTCGGGCAGTTCTTGATACTTCTTCTTGTCGACAACAAGCTCGGTCGCCAGACCCGATTCCACGAAGGATGGCATGTAGTAGTTCTTAGCAACCTGATGGAAGCCAAGCGCCAGATCGTTGTAAGGGCCAACGAATTCAGCGGCATCCAGCGTGCCAGATTGCAACGCTTGGAAGATCTCGCCCGCCGCCATGTTTGTCACGGTCGCGCCCAATTTTTCCCATACGCGGCCACCAAGGCCCGGCGTCCGGAAGCGAACGCCTTTGACGTCATCGAGGCTCTTCAGCTCATCGCGGAACCAACCACCCGTTTGGGTGCCGGTGTTGCCGGACAGGAAGCCCTGAACGCCGAACTGGTCATAGATTTCGTCCCAGATTTCCTGACCGCCCATGTAACGCATCCAAGCTGTCAGCTCGGGCGTTGTCATGCCGTAAGGTACGCCGGTAAAGAACGACAGCGCGGGCGATTTGTTCTGCCAGTAGTAGGCGGCACCGTGGCTCATTTCGGCTGTACCGTCGATCACCGCATCCAGCGACTGCAGCGGCGGAACCATCTCACCAGCCGAGAAGACCTGAATGGTCAGCTCGCCGCCCGACGCGGCGGTGATCCGGTCGGCCAGACGCTGTGCGCCGACACCCAGACCGGGGAAGTTCTTGGGCCATGTGGTAACCATACGCCACGTGATGTTGCCCTGCGCAATTGCGGGCGCTGCAAGCGTCGTAGCGGCAGCACCTGCCCCCATCACACCGGCTTTGCGAATAAATGAACGACGATCCATGTTTTTCCTCCCAAAGGATAATTGTTAAGCATCCTCCGACGTCGGCGCAGAGGGCTATGTGCAGCAGATAATCGTCGGTTTTCGCAAATGTCCATGGTCTACACGAATTGAACCTGCCTCTTGCTAGACAATCTCCCCCGAAGCCGCATACGTAGTGCTACGTAAAGCTGTAGTATTATTGGTCTTTCGCCTTGTTTTCGGCAGAAAGGTGAATAATGTGCGAGCTGCCAGGGAGGGCTCAGATCTTGTTAAAATTCATCGACCAGATGAACGAATTCGTCGGGCGTATTGTGTCGGTCGTTGCCGTCATCTTTGCTGCGATCATCATCTATGACGTTTTCATGCGCTATGCGCTGAACGATCCGACACGCTGGGCCTTTGATGTGACTAAACAGCTATATGGCTTTTATTTCGTCATGCTGGGCGGCTATGCGCTGCGTCATCAGGCCCATGTGCGGGTCGATCTGATCACCGAAACCCTTGCCCCCACCCTGCGACGCTGGGTCGAAGCGGCGGGCTATGTGATCTTTTTCTTCCCCTTCGCGTGGATCTTCACCACCCGCTCTTATGAATTCGCCATGCGCTCTTATGCCCAAGGTGAAACGACATATGGCTCTGTGCAGCTGCCGGTCTATCCGCTGAAAATGGCTATGTGCCTCGCCGCGGCGCTGTTGCTTTTGCAAGGCGTGTCGGAATTTCTGAAACTCGTACTTAACCGTCAGGAACTGCCACGTGACGCCTGAACTTATTGCACTCACCATGTTCGGCCTGCTGTTGCTGGGCCTTTTCATGGGTCACCCGCTGGCCTTTGTTCTGGGCGGCACCGCTGTTCTTGGCGCTGTTATTGCTGGCAAGCCCATGGTGCTGGGCATCGTTATCAACCGGATTTTCGGCGACGTGCTTGACAACTTTACGCTGATCGCAATTCCGCTGTTTATCTTGATGGCAAGGTTCCTGTCAGATTCGGGCGTGACGGATAAGATGTTCGAATCGCTACGGCTTTTGATGTCGAACATCCGTGGCGGTCTGGCGCTGGCGGTAGTTTTCATTTCGATCTTGCTGGCGGCGACCACGGGCATCATCGGGGCTTCGATCACCGTCATGGGCGTGATGGCCCTGCGTCCGATGCTGCAGTATGGTTATAGTCCGACCCTTACTACCGGTGTCATCGCGGCTTCAGGCTGCCTTGGCATTCTGATCCCGCCGTCGATCATGTTGATCCTTATGGCCTCCTATTCGCCGCTGTCGGTGGGTGAACTGTTCGCCGGTGCGATGGTGCCGGGCGTGGTGTTGGGCCTACTTTATGCGGTCTGGGTCTTTATCGTCGCAGTCGTCCGCCCTGATATGGCCCCCGCGGTTGAGCCTGATGAGAAGATCTCCAAACCCGCGCTTGTGCGTATGCTGCTGATCGAAGCGGTGCCGCCGCTGGTGCTGATCCTTGGCATCCTTGGCTCGCTGCTGGCGGGCATCGCCACGGCGACCGAAGCCTCGGCCATTGGTGCCGCACTCGCGCTGGTGATTGTCATTATGCGGCGCAAATTCACCTGGGCCAGCTTTTATGGCGCAATGTTGGAAACGGGCCGCACGTCGGCGATGATCCTGTTCATTGTTGTTGGTGCCACTGCCTTTAC
This genomic stretch from Sulfitobacter sp. DSM 110093 harbors:
- a CDS encoding TRAP transporter large permease subunit; this translates as MTPELIALTMFGLLLLGLFMGHPLAFVLGGTAVLGAVIAGKPMVLGIVINRIFGDVLDNFTLIAIPLFILMARFLSDSGVTDKMFESLRLLMSNIRGGLALAVVFISILLAATTGIIGASITVMGVMALRPMLQYGYSPTLTTGVIAASGCLGILIPPSIMLILMASYSPLSVGELFAGAMVPGVVLGLLYAVWVFIVAVVRPDMAPAVEPDEKISKPALVRMLLIEAVPPLVLILGILGSLLAGIATATEASAIGAALALVIVIMRRKFTWASFYGAMLETGRTSAMILFIVVGATAFTGVFNITGGLRATQEIIRNLDMAPWLLIAMMMFIVFILGAFLDWTGIVLLSFPIFLPIVQEMDVSLLWFVVLMSVVLQTSFLTPPFGYALFYLRAIAPREVKTSHIIVGVLPFIGLILMMCVAIALFPQLVTWLPETLYTK